DNA sequence from the Lodderomyces elongisporus chromosome 5, complete sequence genome:
tatttttaacATTCACCCCTCGTTTTTGCTCATATAGTATAGTCTAGAATCATTTCTGTGTCATGATATCATAAGTAGTGTATTGCTCAAAATTATAGTTGTAGTAGAGAATATTAATTTTAAAatagtcaaaaaaaaatttaaataatTTAATAATTTAATAATTTaataaagcaaagaaacacGTGATTAGATTTAACTAATGGAGATGGTCCAAAATAGTCTACAATGTATTGAAATTACCTACTAGTTTTGCAACATCCATTTACATTATATCGTATATACCCAAACTCTTCCTTCTATTACACCCACActtaaaaaacaaaaacaactctaatcattttcttttcctctcttttctttcgtATTACCTCATTAAACTTACcaccaaaccaaaaagaaaatagtaataataataataatttcAGCACTAATACAATCATGGTTTGATACCGAAATGAACTCATTAATCATTAATTagatagaaataaaaaaaaaataacatcAACACATTATCGCATGCAGAATATTGGCCCGAGCCAATTCGCAAAGCAACAGAAAATCAATTCTAATTCTTCAATGACGGATATTTTTCAACTGCTTCCATCAAAAAGTCAAATTGCTCTGTGTTTTCAATGGCCAGTTTGACATGAGAAGCAGTTATACGCTTTACACCTTGCTTCTTCGCCTGGCTCACACTGACCTCGACCAAATTGGCCATGAATATCTCTAATGCTCTCCCTACAACCACAGGAGTGGCTTGTGCtacttttccaatttcttcGTCGCTCTGCATAATCTTCTTGATCCTTGCAGCTGGGAAATGTGTCTTGATACGTTCAAAACTCTGCAAGATCCTTTCCGATGAGACTTggtctgttgttgttatagCGTTGTTAGTTGAAGCTTGATCATATTCGGTGGCAGTTCCTATATTTTCATCTTCGGGTGATTGCAGTGTCTCAACCGTATTggcttgttgttgttgttgttgttgctggtggtgctgaATGGGTGGCTGCtgtgtatatgtattgTAGTTGTAATTGTAATTTGGTAGCAGCAGTGGCGGCAGCTGGGTAATGTTGTTTATAGATGCGACATTCTGGTTATTGTAGGAAACATCACTTCCAGTATCTATCAAGTTGCTAATGCTAGCCTTGTTCCTACCACTTAAATAGCTACTTCCTCCAGGATTATTACTGCTGTTGCTATTACCATTATGCTGGTAACCTATAGAGTTGTTATCGTAATTCATCAAATGTCTTAAATTAGACATTTCAGTTCaaaatgtgtgtgtgtgtatgtgtgtctgtgtgtatgtgtgtctgtgtgtatgtgtttatACTGAAAATAGCGGTGTATACAGTAGTATATAGTAGTGCGCTCGTGGATAAATATGGTTAAGtttaaaaagagaattCTGGGTTGGTCAGAAACTGGGGGgaggagagaaaaaaaaaagagagaaagggaGGGTGTGTatgtgagagagagagaagaataaatgtatttatatttatatatggAAGACATTTCCTGATTATTGAGACTTCAGAGTTCAGTGAACAGCGCGATGCGATTCTCAAAgtatatttaaaaaataaaaaaaaaacaaataataataattataaggaaaaaaaaaacacttatacatatacatacagagagacagagagacagagagacagagagacaCGTATACATTGCTTTGAAGTAATGACTGTCTgattttttaatattattttgttctctATACTTCAATTATGCGTTACtctaataataaatattaaacattaaatttgttttctattttttttattttatttttatttttattttttttaatttttgctCTCACTTTCCGTACTTTTCCTATCCGTTTGTTGCTTCCTCTTGCTTTCCATTCTCCTCATTATGCAAatttttctgctttttttattttctttttttttttgtcttcacCACTGTCTGAATTTCATATAGGAGTTTGAAAGTATAAACAACACAAGCGAAGCGTAGACAATACGCAgacacaaaacaaaacagaataaaaaaaacttaaAAGCAACAAAATTTAGGGGCATCGcaagaacaaaatagaTCCATACATACgcaataaaaataaattcaGAGATGAGCAGTCCCACTTATTTATTGTGTTGTTATACACGACTAAGGACCATGAAGAACAGAcatttttccttcttaGCTATTACTTATTTGTTTCAGTATATAAGAGCTTTCAAAATGAACTGCtggaaaagaagtaaaataTACAGACACAGAAATAGaaacagacacagacacgaattatcaaaaaaaaaaaaagaaaaaattatgcATCTATTATAATCGTAATCACAACATTAATATCATCACCACCTTCTTCCTCATAAGCATGTACATTAATCTCTAGTCCTGCTAGGATTCCATCTTCTATATAAAAGCTCTGACACTCTATACTTGCTGAGcaacaacttcaactttAGTCCCTCATCAATTTCCTTCTCATTGTGGTAGTAAATTTTGTCAAACTCATCTTGAGTAGGTGGCTCAACATATATTTGCACCAAATTCTTCTTTACACCACCAATGACTCTCGCTTGCCCACTCATTTGAGTCCAGTCATTTATAAAACTGACACTCAGCTCATTATCTTGCATAATCAGAATACAATACTCGGCATGGGAAAAAGGAGGACCTCTCTTGTACAACAAGAAATCACATCCAAACTTGATCCCTGATCGAACACACCAACCTTTGCTTCTGAAATAATGGTAGACTATATAATGTATGATGAACTTGTTGTTTGCATCAATAGTGCTGTTGCTATCGTTGGAACTGTTGGTAAAACTGTCAACAGCATTTACATCGTAAAGACGACAACATTGTTCAAACAACAGTCGAAGTGAAAGGGAATCTTCGCCTTTGCCAATAACAGCAATCAGATCCAATGCAAACTTGAGAAAAAATGCCTCAACTGCTTGTAACTGCATATACTCTAGCTGTACCAAAAATCCATTCTCATCTATAATCAGCTCATCTTCTACCCTCATCTCGACATCTTTATTCATGCTATCGTTATTGTCACTATTTACAATATTAATAACAACGCTATCCTTTTTTCTATACTCCAGTAAGTACTCGTCAATAACTTGCATTTCCTTCAATTCATCTTCTGTTATAATACCCTGCCTTTGTTTCAACACCAAATCTTGCAACTCTtgtctcttcttcttaaaTTCCAACCTTTCCAATCTTCGAGCTTTTGTCAAATCCTCCTTAACAACATTCTGCTTCAGATTCTTTAAACTCTCAGCTCTCAAATTCAACCTagttttggttctttcaaACCACGTTGGATCTGATCTAGACAATATAcctttaccaaaaaaaccTTCTCTCCAAAGTTTAACCATTGATTTCTCATCAACAACCTTGAATATcccattttcaaattgtacATCAACTTGCTTAATAGGCACTGGTCTAAAATACAGCAAGAAATTGAGCTTGACCAACTTCAACAAATACCAAACCCAAAGCAATGGGCTTTGTTTGCCAATATTCTTCAAATCAATTCCATATTTTTCACCAGCAAGTACAACAGGTAAAGGTTTTTGATAGATTTTATTCAATAATCTCGAATTCTTTTTCCCCATTACTATCAATTTCAATGTTAGTTTTCTTGTTCATGATCTTTTTTGCCTCCTTGTAAGCGATAAAAGAAACTTGCATAAGCTATATTCTTTGCCCTTTCCTCCAATTTccaattcaaattcaaattccaATTCCGTAAAATGCaaaatatttcttttctttgtgaAATCAGATACCGTTGTAGTCTATTGAGAAATCATGTGCTCACACTGATCTTTCGATCTTAAAGACACTTGTCAAATTGTCATCatgcaaaagaaagaaaaaatgtatTCAATACCAGTAATAAATTGGATTCgactgaaaaaaaaaaggaaaaaaaaaaacaaagtatgCAGAACATCAGTTTTGCTAAGCTTCTGTATTGAAGCCAGGTAACATACATTTTAGTTGATAATCATCTttcttgttgaaaaaaaaatagagaaaatccaaaaaaagaaaaggaagaaaggaaaaggtaAAGTgggaaatttttttttttcaccggtttttttttacctcttctaaaatttcaaagatgctgcaattttgaaaatctgAAGTTGGACAGTTGGTAGCATCGTCTGCAATAATTGAACTTATTGTCTTAACTATTCACGCACGATTCACGCCGCCTCCTCCTCCACACTCTCCTCCACACTCTTCTACTGGTGGGTTAACCAGAACAACGTTGTCAAAACATTTTTTGCAATAGTTAATGCTCTTTACCAAATAAAGATGGTCAACAATCAACATATATGTGGTGAATGTGATACACCAGTAACATTAAGTGATACCCTACGTCGACTAAATGAGTCTCAATTGAAGCTATTAATCAATACAACCCAAAACAAGGAATTTCAAAAAGCAGATAATGAACGACTAAATGACCTTAATCCATCAGATTACttgacaaaagagaaattagATTTGTATAACCAGTTACCGAGAAATGCTAAACCAATGTATATCAAGAGTTATTTTGAAAGTGAGGACGAAGAAGACGATGaggatgataatgatgaagatcaagaagaagaagaagaagatgatgatgatgatgacaacgacgacgatgatgatggaaCTCATGGTGCCTTTCGGAGTACGCGCTCAAATTCCAATACAAACTCAGATACCAACTCGTACCTAGTGGTTAGCGAAAATGATGATTTGGAAGAAGCAAATGGCGTGCAAGAGGGCAATAGAGCTACATCCAATATTAATAACCTCGACTTAGAAGACGAGGAAAACTATGAAATCAAAATTTCTAGCAGAATAAAAACATTAAACAAGATATTTCGAATTTTGTCAAACACTCAGGATATTGATCACCCACTAAGCGAAAATTGTGCAAACTTGCTCATTGAAAATtataaattgaaatttgaCCAAAGtcaaaaggagaaagagcAATATTTGTCATTTCTCAAAAAGTTAAAGTTGCAAGATTCTAAACTTAATTTACACGATGAGCAAGGCCACGTCCGTACTAGCTTTGGCGATGACGAGCTGCTTGATAACAACTTGAAACAAACCCTTGAAGAGTATAAATTATTAACGCAAAAGGAACAAGACGGTTTGCAAGAGCtaaagaaattggaaagtACCAGAACTCAATTAGAGCAACAAATCTCCAAAAGCGAAAATGAACTAGAAGATATCAAAACATCTCAACTAGACAAAATTATGCGGCTACGAAACGAGCTACAATTGAACATTCTGGATAAACAGACCAAACTTGATCAATTAAAAGCATCGTACCAGCTACATTTAAATCATATTGATGAGCTACGAAATTTCAACATCTACAAACTAATGTTTGATATCAACTTAGATGAGAAATACGGTATGATCAATGGACTTCGAATAGGATACAAGATTGTTTGGCCCGAGGTGAATGCTGCATTGGGTCAAATTTCGCTTCTTGTTGCGTTTATATTGAGACGATTGCATTTAAAGCTCGAGGCATACAAATTAGTTCCCATGGGCTCACAATCACACATTGTCAAGTTCACCAAACACGAGGACGGATCgagaagcaaaaagattttgaatCTTTACTCTTCAGATGAGTTTACGCTCGGTAGattgttcaatttcaataagATGGATGTGTCATTAATTGCTTTGTTGGAGATCTTGAGTATAATAAGTATAAAGCTACGCGAGTTGGATACAGATATTGA
Encoded proteins:
- the SEN2 gene encoding tRNA splicing endonuclease subunit sen2 (BUSCO:EOG09262WXK) codes for the protein MGKKNSRLLNKIYQKPLPVVLAGEKYGIDLKNIGKQSPLLWVWYLLKLVKLNFLSYFRPVPIKQVDVQFENGIFKVVDEKSMVKLWREGFFGKGILSRSDPTWFERTKTRLNLRAESLKNSKQNVVKEDLTKARRLERLEFKKKRQELQDLVLKQRQGIITEDELKEMQVIDEYLSEYRKKDSVVINIVNSDNNDSMNKDVEMRVEDESIIDENGFLVQLEYMQLQAVEAFFLKFALDSIAVIGKGEDSLSLRSLFEQCCRLYDVNAVDSFTNSSNDSNSTIDANNKFIIHYIVYHYFRSKGWCVRSGIKFGCDFLLYKRGPPFSHAEYCISIMQDNESSVSFINDWTQMSGQARVIGGVKKNLVQIYVEPPTQDEFDKIYYHNEKEIDEGLKLKLLLSKYRVSELLYRRWNPSRTRD
- the atg6 gene encoding Vacuolar protein sorting-associated protein atg6 (BUSCO:EOG09262FJB) encodes the protein MVNNQHICGECDTPVTLSDTLRRLNESQLKLLINTTQNKEFQKADNERLNDLNPSDYLTKEKLDLYNQLPRNAKPMYIKSYFESEDEEDDEDDNDEDQEEEEEDDDDDDNDDDDDGTHGAFRSTRSNSNTNSDTNSYLVVSENDDLEEANGVQEGNRATSNINNLDLEDEENYEIKISSRIKTLNKIFRILSNTQDIDHPLSENCANLLIENYKLKFDQSQKEKEQYLSFLKKLKLQDSKLNLHDEQGHVRTSFGDDESLDNNLKQTLEEYKLLTQKEQDGLQELKKLESTRTQLEQQISKSENELEDIKTSQLDKIMRLRNELQLNISDKQTKLDQLKASYQLHLNHIDELRNFNIYKLMFDINLDEKYGMINGLRIGYKIVWPEVNAALGQISLLVAFILRRLHLKLEAYKLVPMGSQSHIVKFTKHEDGSRSKKILNLYSSDEFTLGRLFNFNKMDVSLIALLEILSIISIKLRELDTDIELPYKIKNDSIGGKSIRVTSNSEWTQSCKLLLTNLNWMLIFVQAHTSGPDGSA